The following proteins are co-located in the Carassius auratus strain Wakin chromosome 7, ASM336829v1, whole genome shotgun sequence genome:
- the LOC113105425 gene encoding vang-like protein 2 isoform X2 yields the protein MDNESQYSGYSYKSSHSRSSRKHRDRRDRHRSKSRDSSSRGDKSVTIQAPGEPLLDAESTRGDERDDNWGETTTVVTGTSEHSVSNEDLTRASKELEDSSPLECRRFAGPVLSGVLGVFALLTPLAFLLLPQLLWRDALEPCGTPCEGLYVSLAFKLLVLLISSWALFLRPPRATLPRFYVFRCLLMALVFLFVASYWLFYGVRVLEPRERDYRGIVGYAVSLVDALLFIQYLALVLLEVRHLRPAFCLKVVRTTDGASRFYNVGHLSIQRAAVWVLDHYYTDFPVYNPALLNLPKSILSKKMSGFKVYTLGEESSTNNSTGQSRAMIAAAARRRDNSHNEYYYEEAEMDRRVRKRKARLVVAVEEAFTHIKRLQEDEAASSPKHPREVMDPREAAQAIFAPMARAMQKYLRTTRQQPYHSMESIITHLQFCITHNMTPKAFLERYLAPGPTMQYQRENGSRGRQWTLVSEEPVTSALRQGLVFSLRRLDFALVVTVTPLPFLTLGEEFIDPKSHKFVMRLQSETSV from the exons ATGGACAACGAGTCGCAGTACTCGGGCTACTCCTACAAGTCTTCACATTCACGCAGCTCTCGCAAACACAG GGACCGCAGGGACCGGCATCGCTCCAAgagcagagacagcagcagcagaggaGACAAGTCTGTGACCATCCAGGCCCCCGGAGAGCCCCTGCTGGACGCCGAGAGCACGCGCGGAGATGAGCGG GATGATAACTGGGGCGAGACCACGACGGTCGTCACCGGGACGTCGGAGCACAGCGTGTCTAACGAGGACCTGACGCGTGCATCTAAGGAGCTGGAGGACTCGTCTCCGCTGGAGTGCCGTCGGTTCGCGGGGCCGGTCCTGAGCGGTGTTCTGGGTGTGTTTGCGCTCCTGACGCCCCTGGCCTTCCTGCTGCTGCCCCAGCTGCTGTGGCGGGACGCTCTGGAGCCCTGCGGGACCCCGTGCGAGGGCCTGTACGTCTCGCTGGCCTTCAAGCTGCTGGTGCTGCTCATCTCATCCTGGGCTCTGTTCCTGCGGCCGCCCCGTGCCACGCTCCCGCGCTTCTACGTCTTCCGCTGCCTGCTGATGGCGCTGGTCTTCCTCTTCGTGGCCTCGTACTGGCTCTTCTACGGCGTGCGGGTGCTGGAGCCCCGCGAGAGAGACTACAGGGGCATCGTGGGATACGCCGTGTCTCTGGTGGACGCGCTGCTGTTCATCCAGTATCTGGCGCTCGTGCTGCTGGAGGTCAGGCACCTCAGACCCGCCTTCTGCCTCAAAGTGGTGCGCACCACCGACGGAGCCAGCCGCTTCTACAACGTGGGCCACCTGAG tATCCAGCGAGCAGCGGTGTGGGTTCTGGATCACTACTACACTGATTTCCCGGTCTACAACCCTGCTTTACTCAACCTGCCCAAGTCCATCCTGTCCAAGAAGATGTCTGGCTTCAAGGTGTACACTCTGGGAGAAG AGAGCAGCACTAATAACTCGACGGGTCAGTCTCGGGCGATGATCGCCGCCGCCGCACGCAGACGGGACAACTCTCATAATGAGTATTACTACGAGGAGGCCGAGATGGACCGCAGGGTGCGAAAACGCAAGGCCAG GCTGGTGGTGGCAGTAGAGGAGGCCTTCACTCACATCAAGAGGCTTCAGGAGGACGAGGCGGCGTCGTCCCCCAAACACCCGCGTGAGGTGATGGACCCTCGAGAGGCGGCCCAGGCCATCTTCGCCCCCATGGCTCGAGCCATGCAGAAGTACCTGCGCACCACGCGCCAGCAGCCGTACCACAGCATGGAGAGCATCATCACACACCTGCAGTTCTGCATCACGCACAACATGACGCCCAAG GCGTTTCTGGAGCGTTACCTGGCCCCGGGCCCCACCATGCAGTACCAGCGAGAGAACGGCAGCAGGGGGCGCCAGTGGACTCTGGTGAGCGAGGAGCCCGTGACCTCAGCGCTGCGGCAGGGACTGGTGTTCTCCCTCCGCCGCCTCGACTTCGCTCTGGTGGTCACGGTGACGCCCCTCCCCTTCCTCACCCTGGGGGAGGAGTTTATCGACCCCAAGAGCCACAAGTTCGTGATGCGGCTCCAGTCAGAGACCTCAGTGTGA
- the LOC113105459 gene encoding myeloid-associated differentiation marker homolog, whose translation MPLVVLKTSRPMWARLAALVFTCVAFSIAAHGGAINNSMYDWCIFCWAFSFAGTLLVLLVEVMGLQARAPLSWKNFPITFACYATLLCLSASIIFPLYFVKGQVARDETRDLRIVSTVFSCLATIAYFIEVSLTRAQPGEVAGYMATVPGLLKVCETFVACIIFMFISNPVSYDSHSALKWCMAVYCICFVISAAIVIMCVGECTGFLPFPFARFLSAYALLSVIMYLTATIIWPIFKFDSRHSGSSRRPGSCGNSNDLCWWDKLVAVAVLTALNFLIYLADLVYSARLVFVTV comes from the coding sequence ATGCCTCTGGTGGTCTTGAAGACTTCCCGTCCCATGTGGGCGCGTTTGGCCGCTCTAGTGTTCACTTGTGTGGCGTTTAGCATTGCGGCCCACGGAGGGGCAATCAACAACAGCATGTACGACTGGTGCATCTTCTGCTGGGCTTTCAGCTTCGCCGGGACCCTGCTGGTTTTGCTGGTGGAGGTCATGGGTCTCCAGGCTCGTGCCCCCTTGTCCTGGAAAAACTTCCCTATTACGTTTGCCTGCTACGCTACGCTTCTTTGCCTGTCGGCGTCCATCATCTTCCCGCTCTACTTCGTGAAGGGCCAAGTGGCACGCGATGAGACTCGAGACCTCCGAATCGTCTCCACGGTCTTCTCCTGCCTGGCCACCATAGCGTATTTCATCGAAGTGAGTTTGACGCGAGCGCAACCAGGTGAAGTCGCCGGGTACATGGCCACGGTTCCAGGCCTGCTTAAGGTTTGTGAGACCTTCGTGGCCTGCATCATATTCATGTTCATCAGCAACCCTGTCTCTTATGATAGTCACTCGGCCCTGAAGTGGTGCATGGCTGTCTACTGCATCTGCTTCGTGATTTCGGCGGCCATCGTGATCATGTGCGTCGGTGAATGCACCGGGTTCCTTCCGTTCCCATTCGCACGCTTCCTTTCCGCCTACGCTCTGCTTTCGGTCATCATGTACCTCACTGCCACCATCATTTGGCCGATCTTCAAGTTTGACAGCCGTCATTCAGGGAGCTCAAGGCGACCAGGCTCCTGCGGAAACAGTAACGATTTGTGTTGGTGGGATAAACTAGTGGCTGTGGCTGTTCTCACCGCTCTCAACTTCCTGATCTACCTGGCGGATCTGGTGTATTCTGCCCGATTGGTGTTTGTCACGGTGTGA
- the LOC113105425 gene encoding vang-like protein 2 isoform X1, with protein sequence MDNESQYSGYSYKSSHSRSSRKHRDRHRSKSRDSSSRGDKSVTIQAPGEPLLDAESTRGDERDDNWGETTTVVTGTSEHSVSNEDLTRASKELEDSSPLECRRFAGPVLSGVLGVFALLTPLAFLLLPQLLWRDALEPCGTPCEGLYVSLAFKLLVLLISSWALFLRPPRATLPRFYVFRCLLMALVFLFVASYWLFYGVRVLEPRERDYRGIVGYAVSLVDALLFIQYLALVLLEVRHLRPAFCLKVVRTTDGASRFYNVGHLSIQRAAVWVLDHYYTDFPVYNPALLNLPKSILSKKMSGFKVYTLGEESSTNNSTGQSRAMIAAAARRRDNSHNEYYYEEAEMDRRVRKRKARLVVAVEEAFTHIKRLQEDEAASSPKHPREVMDPREAAQAIFAPMARAMQKYLRTTRQQPYHSMESIITHLQFCITHNMTPKAFLERYLAPGPTMQYQRENGSRGRQWTLVSEEPVTSALRQGLVFSLRRLDFALVVTVTPLPFLTLGEEFIDPKSHKFVMRLQSETSV encoded by the exons ATGGACAACGAGTCGCAGTACTCGGGCTACTCCTACAAGTCTTCACATTCACGCAGCTCTCGCAAACACAG GGACCGGCATCGCTCCAAgagcagagacagcagcagcagaggaGACAAGTCTGTGACCATCCAGGCCCCCGGAGAGCCCCTGCTGGACGCCGAGAGCACGCGCGGAGATGAGCGG GATGATAACTGGGGCGAGACCACGACGGTCGTCACCGGGACGTCGGAGCACAGCGTGTCTAACGAGGACCTGACGCGTGCATCTAAGGAGCTGGAGGACTCGTCTCCGCTGGAGTGCCGTCGGTTCGCGGGGCCGGTCCTGAGCGGTGTTCTGGGTGTGTTTGCGCTCCTGACGCCCCTGGCCTTCCTGCTGCTGCCCCAGCTGCTGTGGCGGGACGCTCTGGAGCCCTGCGGGACCCCGTGCGAGGGCCTGTACGTCTCGCTGGCCTTCAAGCTGCTGGTGCTGCTCATCTCATCCTGGGCTCTGTTCCTGCGGCCGCCCCGTGCCACGCTCCCGCGCTTCTACGTCTTCCGCTGCCTGCTGATGGCGCTGGTCTTCCTCTTCGTGGCCTCGTACTGGCTCTTCTACGGCGTGCGGGTGCTGGAGCCCCGCGAGAGAGACTACAGGGGCATCGTGGGATACGCCGTGTCTCTGGTGGACGCGCTGCTGTTCATCCAGTATCTGGCGCTCGTGCTGCTGGAGGTCAGGCACCTCAGACCCGCCTTCTGCCTCAAAGTGGTGCGCACCACCGACGGAGCCAGCCGCTTCTACAACGTGGGCCACCTGAG tATCCAGCGAGCAGCGGTGTGGGTTCTGGATCACTACTACACTGATTTCCCGGTCTACAACCCTGCTTTACTCAACCTGCCCAAGTCCATCCTGTCCAAGAAGATGTCTGGCTTCAAGGTGTACACTCTGGGAGAAG AGAGCAGCACTAATAACTCGACGGGTCAGTCTCGGGCGATGATCGCCGCCGCCGCACGCAGACGGGACAACTCTCATAATGAGTATTACTACGAGGAGGCCGAGATGGACCGCAGGGTGCGAAAACGCAAGGCCAG GCTGGTGGTGGCAGTAGAGGAGGCCTTCACTCACATCAAGAGGCTTCAGGAGGACGAGGCGGCGTCGTCCCCCAAACACCCGCGTGAGGTGATGGACCCTCGAGAGGCGGCCCAGGCCATCTTCGCCCCCATGGCTCGAGCCATGCAGAAGTACCTGCGCACCACGCGCCAGCAGCCGTACCACAGCATGGAGAGCATCATCACACACCTGCAGTTCTGCATCACGCACAACATGACGCCCAAG GCGTTTCTGGAGCGTTACCTGGCCCCGGGCCCCACCATGCAGTACCAGCGAGAGAACGGCAGCAGGGGGCGCCAGTGGACTCTGGTGAGCGAGGAGCCCGTGACCTCAGCGCTGCGGCAGGGACTGGTGTTCTCCCTCCGCCGCCTCGACTTCGCTCTGGTGGTCACGGTGACGCCCCTCCCCTTCCTCACCCTGGGGGAGGAGTTTATCGACCCCAAGAGCCACAAGTTCGTGATGCGGCTCCAGTCAGAGACCTCAGTGTGA